The Halomonas elongata DSM 2581 DNA segment AGTCACCAGCGTCACGATCTTGCCGTGATCCTCCAGCACTCGCCCGGCTTCCTTGAGGAAGAAAAAGGCACTCTTCGAGTTGATGTCGAACATGGTGTCGTACTCGGCCTCGCTGATCTCCAGCATCGGCTTCTTGAGCACCATGCCCACAGTGTTGATGGCAATGTCCACCTTGCCGAACCGGCTCGACACTGCATCGAACAGCGCGGTGACGTTATCGGCGCGAGTCAGATCGCCCTGAAAGAGTTCAGCGTCGGCGCCCAGTGCCTTGACCGACTCCCGGGTTTCCTCGGCGGCCTGACGCGTAGCATCGCTGTTGTAGTGAATGGCCACCGCAGCGGCACCGTTTTCCGCGAGATCCCGCGCCAGCAAGCCGCCGAGGTTCTTGGCACCGCCAGCGATCAGAACCACCTTGCCTTCGAGTGTACGATCCACCATGGGAAGTCTCCTTTGCTGTACCAGACAATGACGGGAGACAGTCTAGGTGGCCAGGCGAGCAAGATAATTCGCTCATATTGTCAGCAGCGTCCATAAACCGCCAACAATCCAGCATGACCTCCCTCCTTGCACCGACCAGCGCCGCTTTGCCATATTTTTCAAGAATAATATTGATTCTCACCCAGCTTTCTGGCTAGGGTACGCCTTGGTACCGTTGCGTTGACGGCTGGCAAGGAGGTTCCCATGAGTGAACGCAAGAGCGTCATCAAGCGCGTCTACGTCCCCACACATGTGCGTCAAATGCCCAATGGCGACCGTGTCACGGTGCCCGGGCACTACCGGAAGTCCGACGATAGCTGAAGCCCGCGGCTTTCGGTCGGGCCAGCGGCCCGCATACCGCCGGCCCGTCGAAATCAGTTTCCCCGAAGACCAGGATATGAATCCGGCGGGCTCTGCTGCCTTTTTTGTCTCTTGCGATTTAATCAGTTGATTAATACACTGCCTCGAGACTTTGGGCGCCTCGGCTGCGCCTGACCGTTTCGTTCTCGAGGATCGCCACCATGTTCCGCGCGCATCGACCGTCGGTTCTTGCCACGCTGCTATTCGGCCTCGCCCTGTCACTGGCCGGCTGCTCGCCGGAGACATCATCCACCACCGAGATTCCGACGGTGGTGGATAGCTACACGATCCAGGCCGGCAACGGGCGCGAACTCACCCATATTTCGGGCCGGGTGCGGGCCGCCGAGCGCACCAAGCTGAGCTTCGAGATTGCCGGCAAGCTCGAAAGCATCGATGTCGACGTGGGCGACCATTTCGACGCCGATCAGACCCTGGCGACCCTCGATGACGAGCGCTACCGCCTGGTGGCCCAGCAACGTCGTGCCGAAGCCCGCGAGGCCGAAGCCTCGTTGCTCGAGAAACGCCAGGACTATCGCCGCCAGTCGAGTCTCGCCGACAAGGGCTATGTCAGCGACACCCAGCTCGATACCGCCCGGGCCGGGCTGGACACCGCCGAATCACGTCACGCTTCGGCGGTCGCCGCCCAGGAGCTCGCCGAGCGCGACCTCGAGCAAACCACCTTGAGCGCGCCTTTCGCCGGTTCGGTCAGCGCGCGTCAGGCCGAGCCTTCGGAGCGCGTCGGCGCCAATCAGGCGATTCTCGAGGTGATCTCCGATCGCGACGGCTTCGAAGTGGAGACCAGCGTGCCCGAGACCCTGGTCGACGCCCTGTCGACCGGTTCGACCCATGATGTCAGCCTTCCCGCGCTGGGCGGCGCCACTACGCCGGCCACGCTCACCCAACTGGGTACCCAGCCACGCTCATCCAACAACTACCCCATCATCCTGGCCCTGAATGAACCGCCCGCAGGCGTGCGCGCCGGCATGACCGCCGAAGTGGAACTGGCACTGGCCGAACCGGCTCGGGATGCATCCGTTCTGCCCATTCCCCTCACCGCCCTGGTCCATGACGACAGGCAACGTGCGCACGTCCTGCGCATCGACGAGAACGACCGCCTGGAAAGCGTCGAGGTGACGGTGGTCGATATCGGCCAGGAACGCGCCAAGGTACGCGGGGATCTGGCACCGGGCGATCGCATCGTCGCCAGAGGCGCCGAATTCGTCGATCCGGGCCAGCACGTGAGCCTGCTTGGCCAGGGTCCGGAACGTTACAACTAACGCGACAACGACCAGGGTTTCCATGAACCTCAGCCAGCTCGCCCATCGGCGCCGTCCCGTTCTCTACCTGGCCACTCTGGTGGCCATGCTCTACGGCATCTTCAGCTACTTCGCCATGCCCGCCCGGGAGGATCCGGAGATCACCATCCGCGAGGCCCTGGTGACCACCGCCTATCCGGGCCTGCCGGCGGAACAGGTCGAGCAGAACATCAGCAAGCCACTGGAGGAGAGCATCCGCACCATTGGCGAGGTGGAGCGTATTCGCTCGACCTCCATGCGCGGACGCTCGATCCTTCACGTGGAAATCAAGGACCGCTACTTCAATCTCGATCAGATCTGGGACGAGTTGCGCAAGAAGGTCGAGGCGACGACGCCGCAACTCCCCGAGGGCACCCAGGACCCGGTCATCAATGACGATTTCGGTGATGTGGCGGTGGTCACCGCGGCACTGACCGCCGACGATTTCCCCCAGGCCGACCAGCAGGAGATCGCCGAGCATATCCGCGCCGCCCTGTATGGCGTCGAGGGAACCAAGAAAGTCGAACTGCTGGGCGTTCAGGAGCAACGCATCTTCATCGACGTCGGCGAGGCACGCCTCGCCGAACTCGGCCTTTCTCCCTCCGAGCTGGCCGGCCAGATCCAGAGCCGCAACATCTATCCACCCGGCGGCATCATGGACAGCGGCGAACAACGCCTGGCCCTGGAGGTGACCGGCGAATTCGAGAGCCTCGACGCCCTGGGCGATACCGAGATTCGCCTGCCCGAAGGCGGCACCCTGAGGCTGCGCGACATCGGCGAATTGTACCGTGGCTATGAGGATCCGGCCGACCGCACCGCCTACTTCAACGGCAAGCCGGCCATCGTCTTCGCCATTTCCATGCTCGATGGCGAAAGCGTGCTCGACTACGGCCACGCCATCGAGTCGCGCCTCGACGAATTGCGCGACACTCTGCCGGCGGGCTATTCCCTCGACATCATGACCTTCCAGCCCGAGCAGGTCGCCAATGCCGTCTACGGCGTCACCTCCAGCGTCATGCAGACGCTGGTCATCGTGCTCGCCGTGGTGGTGCTGTTTCTCGGCCTGCGTACCGGCCTGATCGTCGGCTCGATCATCCCCGCGGTGATGCTGGTCACCCTGGCCATCATGGGCCTGACCGAGATGACCCTGCAGCGCGCCAGCCTGGCCACCCTGGTGATCGCCCTGGGCCTGCTGGTGGACAACGCCATCGTCATCGCCGAAGACTTCAAGACCCGGCTGGAAGGTGGTGCGACCCGCGACCAGGCACTGGCCGAGACCGGCGGCGAGCTGGCCATGCCCCTGTTCTCCTCGACCCTGACCACCATCCTGGTCTTCCTGCCACTGATGCTGGCCGAGCACGTCGCCGGCGAATATACCCGCTCGATCTCGATCGTCATCGCCATCACCCTGTTGAGTTCCTGGTTCCTGTCGCTGACGGTGACACCGGCCCTGTGCCACCGTTTCCTCAAGGCGCCCACCGCTCCTCGGGAAGACGCCGCTTCACCGCCCCTCTCCGACCGGCTGTTCCGCTGGATGTCGGGGCGCTATGCCTGGCTGTTGCGGCGCATGCTGCATCATCGCACGATCTTCCTGATCATCATGGGGCTGGCCCTGGTGGGCGGCGTGGGGCTGATGCAACTGGTGCCTCAGAAGTTCTTTCCCGACTCGGACCGTAACCAGGTCCTGGTGACCATCGACTTCCCCTCGGACATCGCCGCGAATGCCACCGACCGGCGCGTCAGCGAACTGAGCAAGGCCTTGCTCGAGGCCCCTTCTCTGCATGATGACCTCACCAGCGTTGCCGCCTACTCGGGCTTCGGCGGCCCGCGCTTCGTGCTCTCGCTGACGCCCATCGACCCGGCTCCCAACAAGGGCTTCATGGTGCTCAACGTGGCCGACCGTGACCGCGTCGACGCAGTGATCCACGCCACGCGTCACTACCTGGCCACTCATCACCCGGACATCTCGCCTCAGGTCACCCGGATGTTCCTGGGGCCTTCCGACAGCACCCTGCTCCAGGTCCAGGTCAAGGGCCCGGACCGTGAGGTCCTGTTCGATGCGGCCAAGCGCGTGAAGGGCATTCTCGCCGGCATCGACGGCTCCCAGGACATTCGCCAGAGCTGGGAAGCGCGCATTCCCTCGCTGACCATCGACGTCGACCAGGCCAGGGCACGCAGCGCCGGCATCACCTCAGAGGACATCGCCCGCTCGCTGAGTGCCGCCATCGATGGCTATCACCTCAGCCATTACCGCGAAGGCGACGACATCATCCCGGTGATGATGCGCTACGCCGAGCGTGAGCGCACCAGCATCGAGCGCCTCGAATCACTGACCGTCTATCCCGGGGAAGCCGCCGACGAGGGCGTGCCCCTGAGCCAGGTCGCCGAGGTACGGCTGGACAACGGCTACTACCGGATCGACCGCGAGAACCTGGTGCGCACCATCACCGTCGAGAGCCGTAACCGCCACCTGACCGCCGAGGACATGGTGCCCAGGGTCGAGCCGGCACTGCGGCAACTGGAAGATGACCTGCCACCCGGCCACTGGATCGAGTTCGACGGCGTGGTCAAGGAATCCGCGGAAGGCCAGGCGGCCCTGCAAGCCAACCTGCCGCTGTGCCTCGGTCTGATCTTCATCCTGCTGGTGGCCCAGTTCAATTCCTTCAAGCGGCCCCTGCTGATCGTCGCCACCATCCCGCTGGTGATCGTCGGCGTGGCATTGGGGCTACTGGCCACCCGGGCCGATTTCGGCTTCATGGTGATGCTCGGCCTCTACAGCCTGGCCGGCATCATCATCAACAACGCCATCGTGCTGATCGACCGTATCGACATCGAGCGCCGCGCGCTGCCCCCCGACCTCCCCGCCCGCGATGCCGTAGTGCGCGCCTCGGCGCGACGGCTCCGGCCGATACTGATGTCAGCGATCACCACGATCCTGGGCTTTCTGCCGCTGATCGTCGGCCGTGACCCGCTGTTCTACGGCATGGCCGCCGCCATGGCCTTCGGCCTGGGCGTCGGCACCATCATGAGTCTCGGGGTCGTGCCGGTGCTCTACACCCTCTTCTTCGGCATCGATACCGCAGACCACCACGGAGGTGCCTGAAGCATGTCCAGCGACGACACCACCCGTGATCGCCTGATCCAGGCCGGCATCCGACTGTTCGGCGAGCACGGCTACAAACCGACCACCACCCGCATGCTGGCCGATGAAGCCCAAGCCAACATCGGTTCCATCGCCTACTACTTCGACAACAAGCACGGCCTCTACCTCGCCGCGGCGCGCTACATCGCCGGCGCCCTGCGCGAGCGCCTGGGCATCGGCGCACCCGGCAGCGTACCCGACGACCGCGAAGCCGCCCGGGCGACCCTCGAAGACATTGTGCGGCGCATGGTGCGCACCTTCGCCACAGACCTCGAATGCCGCCACTGGCTGTTGATGGTGATGCGCGAGCAGCTCCATCCCAGCGAAGCCTTCGACATCCTGCAGAACCAGGCCTTCGGCGTGGTCCAGGCAACGCTGAGCAGCCTGATCGGCCGTCTCACCGGACGCGACGCCGACGACCCGGTCACCACCCTCGAGACCCACACCCTGGTCGGGCAGATCGTGTTCTTCCTGATCGCCCGGGAGCCCCTGCTGCGTCGCCTCTCCCTCGAGACCTTCGATGCCGAGACCCTGGCCACCGTCGAGGACGTGGTCGTCTCGCACCTGCGCCTCTACGATATCCCGGACCGGTAGTCGTCGATGCTAGAATGACGCGCTCATCACTGTCGGAGTTCGCCATGCCTGCTGCCGCGCCCACCCTGCATATCGCCGCCGCCCTGATCGAGGATGCCAGCGGACGACTGCTGCTGGTCCGCAAACGCGACACTACCGCCTTCATGCAGGCCGGCGGCAAGATCGAGCCCCATGAATCGCCGGCCGACGCCCTGTCCCGGGAACTGTTCGAGGAACTCGGCTGCCGGCCCCGCCACCTCGAGCCGCTCGGCGAATTCAACGCTCCGGCGGCCAACGAACCCGGCCATGGACTGCGCGCTCATCTGTTTCGCGTCGAACTGGATGGCCCGCCCCAAGCCGCCGCAGAAATCGCCGAACTGCGCTGGGTCTCGCCCGTCGATGCCGCGACATTGCCCCTGGCTCCCCTGACCCGAGACATCGTGCTGCCCCGGGCCGGCGCCCCGGCGGCCTGAAGCCCCCGGACCGACGCATGCATCAGGCCATCATCGGCTATCATCGCGACGAGGAGGGTCACTGGGTGGCGGAACTCGCCTGCGGCCATGACCAGCACATGCGTCACCAGCCACCCTGGACCGAACGCCCCTGGGTGTTGACCGAACGAGGTCGACGCTCCCGACTCGGCCTCGCCCTGACATGCCGCAAGTGCGAGCGTGGCGAACCCCGGGACCGACCTTGAATGCCAGCCCCATCGACGGAGTGATCACGTGGCCATCGACCTGCTCTACAACTGCCTGATCTTCCTCGCCGCCGCCGTGCTGATCGTGCCACTGGTCAAGCGCCTGGGGCTCGGCGAGGTCCTCGGCCACCTGATCGCCGGCGTCGTCATCGGGCCCTCGGTGCTGGGCCTGGTGCCCGATGCCGAGGCGGTACTGCAGTTCTCCGAGGTCGGCATCGTCTTCCTGCTGTTCGTGATCGGCCTGGAACTCAAGCCGTCACGCCTCAAGCTGATGCGCAAGCCGGTATTCGGGTTCGGCGGTCTGCAGATGTTGATCACCAGCCTGGTCCTGGGCGGTCTCGCCCTGATGCTGGGGCTGTCGCCGGCCCCCGCCCTGGTGGTGGGTTTCAGCCTGGGGCTATGCTCCACGCCCCTGGTGCTCCAGCTGCTCGGCGAGAAGGGCGAGCTGACCACCCGCCACGGCCGGCTCGGCTTCGCGCTGCTGCTGTTCCAGGACATGGCGGCGATTCCGGTACTGGCCGCCATTCCGCTGCTGGCCGGCAGCGCCGACATGACGGACGGCTGGGGTGCCATGCTACGCGACACGCTGATCGGCGTGGGCGCCTTCATCGCCTTGATCGTCGGCGGTCGCTACCTGCTGCGGCCACTGTTTCGCTTCGCCGCTGCCACGCGCAGCCGGCAGGTATTCGCCGGCACCTCCCTGCTGGTGGTGATCGGCGCCGCCCTGTCGATGGAGCTGGCCGGCCTGTCCATGGCACTCGGTGCCTTCATCGCCGGTGTGCTGCTGGCCGACTCCGAGTACCGGCACAGCATCGAGGCCGATATCGAGCCCTTCCGCGGCCTGTTGCTGGGGCTGTTCTTCATGGCCGTGGGCATGACCGCCCAGATCGGCCTGCTGGGCGAACGCCCCGGCCTGGTGCTCGGCCTCACCGCGCTGCTGCTGGTGGCCAAGTGGTCGAGCGTGATGATCGCCTCCCGCGCCTACGGCACCAGTTGGCGGGACGCCTTGAATCTCAGCGTGCTGCTGTCCCAGGGCGGCGAATTCGCCTTCGTGCTGCTCACCGCCGCCGGCGGCGCCGCCCTGCTGGCTCCCGACCTGATCGGCCTGCTGGTGCTGGTGGTTTCGCTGTCGATGGCTGCCACGCCGGTGCTCTTCCAGCTCCACGCCCGGCTGGTTCGTC contains these protein-coding regions:
- a CDS encoding efflux RND transporter periplasmic adaptor subunit; protein product: MFRAHRPSVLATLLFGLALSLAGCSPETSSTTEIPTVVDSYTIQAGNGRELTHISGRVRAAERTKLSFEIAGKLESIDVDVGDHFDADQTLATLDDERYRLVAQQRRAEAREAEASLLEKRQDYRRQSSLADKGYVSDTQLDTARAGLDTAESRHASAVAAQELAERDLEQTTLSAPFAGSVSARQAEPSERVGANQAILEVISDRDGFEVETSVPETLVDALSTGSTHDVSLPALGGATTPATLTQLGTQPRSSNNYPIILALNEPPAGVRAGMTAEVELALAEPARDASVLPIPLTALVHDDRQRAHVLRIDENDRLESVEVTVVDIGQERAKVRGDLAPGDRIVARGAEFVDPGQHVSLLGQGPERYN
- a CDS encoding efflux RND transporter permease subunit, with protein sequence MNLSQLAHRRRPVLYLATLVAMLYGIFSYFAMPAREDPEITIREALVTTAYPGLPAEQVEQNISKPLEESIRTIGEVERIRSTSMRGRSILHVEIKDRYFNLDQIWDELRKKVEATTPQLPEGTQDPVINDDFGDVAVVTAALTADDFPQADQQEIAEHIRAALYGVEGTKKVELLGVQEQRIFIDVGEARLAELGLSPSELAGQIQSRNIYPPGGIMDSGEQRLALEVTGEFESLDALGDTEIRLPEGGTLRLRDIGELYRGYEDPADRTAYFNGKPAIVFAISMLDGESVLDYGHAIESRLDELRDTLPAGYSLDIMTFQPEQVANAVYGVTSSVMQTLVIVLAVVVLFLGLRTGLIVGSIIPAVMLVTLAIMGLTEMTLQRASLATLVIALGLLVDNAIVIAEDFKTRLEGGATRDQALAETGGELAMPLFSSTLTTILVFLPLMLAEHVAGEYTRSISIVIAITLLSSWFLSLTVTPALCHRFLKAPTAPREDAASPPLSDRLFRWMSGRYAWLLRRMLHHRTIFLIIMGLALVGGVGLMQLVPQKFFPDSDRNQVLVTIDFPSDIAANATDRRVSELSKALLEAPSLHDDLTSVAAYSGFGGPRFVLSLTPIDPAPNKGFMVLNVADRDRVDAVIHATRHYLATHHPDISPQVTRMFLGPSDSTLLQVQVKGPDREVLFDAAKRVKGILAGIDGSQDIRQSWEARIPSLTIDVDQARARSAGITSEDIARSLSAAIDGYHLSHYREGDDIIPVMMRYAERERTSIERLESLTVYPGEAADEGVPLSQVAEVRLDNGYYRIDRENLVRTITVESRNRHLTAEDMVPRVEPALRQLEDDLPPGHWIEFDGVVKESAEGQAALQANLPLCLGLIFILLVAQFNSFKRPLLIVATIPLVIVGVALGLLATRADFGFMVMLGLYSLAGIIINNAIVLIDRIDIERRALPPDLPARDAVVRASARRLRPILMSAITTILGFLPLIVGRDPLFYGMAAAMAFGLGVGTIMSLGVVPVLYTLFFGIDTADHHGGA
- a CDS encoding monovalent cation:proton antiporter-2 (CPA2) family protein: MAIDLLYNCLIFLAAAVLIVPLVKRLGLGEVLGHLIAGVVIGPSVLGLVPDAEAVLQFSEVGIVFLLFVIGLELKPSRLKLMRKPVFGFGGLQMLITSLVLGGLALMLGLSPAPALVVGFSLGLCSTPLVLQLLGEKGELTTRHGRLGFALLLFQDMAAIPVLAAIPLLAGSADMTDGWGAMLRDTLIGVGAFIALIVGGRYLLRPLFRFAAATRSRQVFAGTSLLVVIGAALSMELAGLSMALGAFIAGVLLADSEYRHSIEADIEPFRGLLLGLFFMAVGMTAQIGLLGERPGLVLGLTALLLVAKWSSVMIASRAYGTSWRDALNLSVLLSQGGEFAFVLLTAAGGAALLAPDLIGLLVLVVSLSMAATPVLFQLHARLVRPRFAPPAPKHEYDHPADTSPQIIIAGFGRFGQVIGRTLQGLHIPYTILDINAEHVAFVRRYGNEIYFGDASRLDLLEAAGADRARILVIAISDVEASLRIVQRVQRRFPKLRLFARARNRHHAQLLMRAGVQDIVRDLLPASLELTREVLVALGIERQHAQHTVDTFRRHDTTTLMRQMETFGDEAQQIQTVQQAAKELEELFEADEDVVTEAPAPGTETRDTHH
- a CDS encoding DUF3565 domain-containing protein — translated: MHQAIIGYHRDEEGHWVAELACGHDQHMRHQPPWTERPWVLTERGRRSRLGLALTCRKCERGEPRDRP
- a CDS encoding SDR family oxidoreductase, with translation MVDRTLEGKVVLIAGGAKNLGGLLARDLAENGAAAVAIHYNSDATRQAAEETRESVKALGADAELFQGDLTRADNVTALFDAVSSRFGKVDIAINTVGMVLKKPMLEISEAEYDTMFDINSKSAFFFLKEAGRVLEDHGKIVTLVTSLLGAFTSYYSTYAGGKAPVEHFTRAAAQEFGERGISVTAVGPGPMDTPFFYGQEGEDAVAFHKSAAALSAFSKTGLTDIEDVVPLIRHLVTDGWWMTGQTLLTNGGYTTK
- a CDS encoding CerR family C-terminal domain-containing protein, translated to MSSDDTTRDRLIQAGIRLFGEHGYKPTTTRMLADEAQANIGSIAYYFDNKHGLYLAAARYIAGALRERLGIGAPGSVPDDREAARATLEDIVRRMVRTFATDLECRHWLLMVMREQLHPSEAFDILQNQAFGVVQATLSSLIGRLTGRDADDPVTTLETHTLVGQIVFFLIAREPLLRRLSLETFDAETLATVEDVVVSHLRLYDIPDR
- a CDS encoding NUDIX hydrolase translates to MTRSSLSEFAMPAAAPTLHIAAALIEDASGRLLLVRKRDTTAFMQAGGKIEPHESPADALSRELFEELGCRPRHLEPLGEFNAPAANEPGHGLRAHLFRVELDGPPQAAAEIAELRWVSPVDAATLPLAPLTRDIVLPRAGAPAA